The Bombus vancouverensis nearcticus chromosome 2, iyBomVanc1_principal, whole genome shotgun sequence genome window below encodes:
- the LOC143305131 gene encoding omega-amidase NIT2-A-like encodes MPEIEGDKLYNTCTIWGPDGTLIAKHRKVHLFDIDIPNKITFRESDSLSPGDSLTTFDVKGCKIGIGICYDIRFEEMARIYRNKDTSG; translated from the exons atgcctgaaatagagggcgataaattgtacaatacctgtactatttggggtcccgatggaactttgatagcaaaacaccgaaag gtacatctattcgacatcgacattcctaataagattacttttcgagagagtgattcactcagtcctggtgactccctaacgacgttcgatgtgaagggctgcaaaataggtattggcatttgctatgatattagattcgaggaaatggcacgcatttatcggaacaaag atacttctggctag